One genomic region from Magallana gigas chromosome 3, xbMagGiga1.1, whole genome shotgun sequence encodes:
- the LOC117693079 gene encoding integrase/recombinase xerD homolog: MCLLSYAAFLRFSELVNLKRSDITFYEDHLSLYISKSKTDKYKTGSNVIVSKTNNVTCPYGMLQLYLKIADIASDSDCFIFRALSFCKKSGKYKLRNSGPLSYSRARELLLNALESVGVDKSKFGLHSLRSGGATAAANAGVSDRLFKKHGRWRSDNAKDGYVHENVKSLMSVSQSLNI; the protein is encoded by the coding sequence ATGTGTCTATTAAGTTATGCAGCTTTTTTACGTTTTTCAGAACTGGTCAACTTAAAACGCTctgacattacattttatgagGACCATCTTTCTTTGTATATCTCTAAGAGTAAAACAGATAAATATAAGACTGGGAGTAATGTAATAGTTTCTAAAACAAATAATGTTACTTGTCCGTATGGTATGTTACAATTGTATTTGAAAATTGCTGACATTGCTTCGGATtctgattgttttattttcagggcgttatcattttgtaaaaaatctggtaaatataaattaagaaaTTCTGGACCATTGTCTTATAGTAGAGCAAGGGAATTATTACTTAATGCTTTGGAAAGTGTTGGTGTGGATAAGTCCAAATTTGGTCTTCACAGTTTAAGGTCAGGGGGCGCTACTGCGGCTGCTAATGCTGGTGTGAGTGACAGACTGTTTAAGAAGCACGGCAGGTGGCGATCTGACAACGCAAAAGACGGTTATGttcatgaaaatgtaaaatcattGATGTCTGTGTCTCAGTCATTGAATATTTGA
- the LOC105343705 gene encoding uncharacterized protein isoform X2, with product MATGGPQGYPKWLLNCKQGINDSKDWNVFVRELHDAIQQQLTESHVQYFSDLSEAEKELFMQRATKALEGGTSYNNMMKKVSVVMDQSLNEEVSRQLLEESPMDTKSDLIIESAEEGTLSLLKKWPDMKEKLQVCLNQPLPTQLRQVAWRLYLSDTKVRKKYIDLLNTNPRAAISQYDYEISQKCDQLLNSEPTFADLKGSVGNFYGMKAVLSYHHSSQKTQNRLRDVDHLLVVPFVEVARSSMPKKEPPAGRVVALLVEEFETFMKQRPGFVEDSGSELHNEEVRAFIDKVATMLTAKYPESVKNIVEKFSPSKEKIVATEAGNQAVLREGLMAICRPMLRSLFVSYLNPNTLLYVWDNYIIGLDTPGFTTEWLAIVLVTILALTKDKIKEATSPASLEKILKTESCRLTVPQFQYEVKQHYYKDLFSMITRDSKAAIPVLDPTQAQHPPWRHWYNDVIPPFTKPQDRRKAREEREAERERLAQQQKDAETARREQEARDRRDEEEEYLKLSALDRQRVEMERIKLEEQIQEERRRRVEAERHASDEIERLRLEVAALKNQKPPTPAYSPAPSVSSYISRQLLAPPPSRVSSHVRPPPQTVVAVKKVRTPTPVQTPVEQKNKIVADFLNRVLFGINKVAHAEDQFVEKEELDKATEGYLVQNVKDIKQAQKEIFGKHLKPGEFDKLSAKDQQDKSEAMIRLMQKWREDRRAKELARNKDAF from the exons GGACCTCATACAATAACATGATGAAGAAGGTGTCAGTGGTTATGGACCAGAGTTTGAATGAGGAAGTGTCCCGACAGTTACTAGAGGAATCTCCGATGGACACAAAATCTGATCTAATCATAGAGAGTGCCGAAGAAGGGACACTTAGTTTGCTGAAAAAGTGGCCGGATATGAAGGAGAAACTACAAGTCTGTTTAAATCAGCCACTCCCCACTCAACTACGGCAGGTTGCATGGCGACTTTATCTCAGTGATACGAAAG tgaGGAAAAAGTACATTGATTTGTTAAACACCAACCCAAGAGCTGCCATATCTCAGTATGATTACGAGATATCTCAGAAATGTGACCAGCTCCTGAACTCGGAGCCAACCTTTGCTGACCTCAAAGGATCTGTAG GTAATTTCTATGGAATGAAGGCAGTCCTATCATATCACCACTCATCTCAGAAAACCCAGAACAGATTACGAGATGTCGACCATTTATTGGTTGTACCATTTGTAGAAGTGGCACGCTCAAGCATGCCTAA GAAAGAACCTCCTGCAGGAAGAGTTGTTGCCCTTTTGGTTGAGGAGTTTGAAACATTTATGAAACAGCGCCCTGGTTTTGTGGAAGATTCTGGATCagaa TTACACAATGAAGAAGTTAGAGCTTTCATTGATAAAGTTGCCACAATGCTCACTGCTAAATATCCAGAGTCTGTGAAAAACATCGTGGAAAAATTCAGTCCTTCAAAAG AGAAGATTGTAGCCACAGAGGCTGGTAATCAGGCTGTCTTGAGAGAAGGGTTAATGGCAATCTGTCGTCCTATGTTACGATCCCTCTTTGTTT CCTACTTGAACCCTAACACTCTACTCTATGTATGGGATAACTACATCATTGGTCTTGATACCCCTGGGTTTACTACGGAATGGCTGGCCATAGTCTTAGTCACTATCCTGGCCCTCACTAAGGATAAAATCAAAGAGGCAACATCT CCTGCGTCTTTAGAGAAAATACTAAAAACTGAGAGCTGCAGACTGACTGTTCCACAGTTCCAGTATGAG GTAAAACAGCATTATTACAAGGACCTTTTCTCCATGATCACCAGAGATTCTAAAGCGGCCATTCCTGTACTTGACCCAACTCAAG CTCAGCACCCTCCCTGGAGACACTGGTACAATGATGTGATCCCGCCCTTCACCAAACCGCAGGACCGACGGAAGGCCCGAGAGGAGAGAGAGGCCGAGAGGGAGAG GTTGGCTCAACAACAGAAGGATGCAGAAACTGCAAGGCGTGAACAGGAAGCCAGGGACAGGAG AGATGAGGAAGAGGAGTATCTGAAGTTGTCTGCCCTTGACAGACAGAGAGTGGAGATGGAGAGAATTAAACTGGAGGAACAGATACAAGAG GAAAGGAGGCGAAGAGTAGAAGCTGAAAGACACGCATCAGATGAGATCGAGAGACTAAGACTGGAGGTTGCTGCCTTGAAGAACCAGAAACCA CCAACTCCTGCATACAGTCCTGCTCCAAGTGTGTCATCATACATTAG TCGACAGTTGCTGGCTCCACCCCCATCTCGAGTCTCAAGCCATGTCAGACCTCCCCCGCAGACGGTGGTGGCCGTAAAGAAGGTCAGGACCCCCACCCCAGTACAGACCCCCGTggagcaaaaaaataaaattgtggcGGACTTCCTTAACAGAGTGCTATTTGGAATAAACAAAG tTGCACATGCAGAAGATCAGTTTGTAGAAAAGGAAGAACTGGACAAGGCTACGGAGGGGTACCTGGTACAGAATGTCAAGGACATCAAACAAGCTCAG AAAGAAATATTTGGTAAACATCTTAAGCCAGGCGAGTTCGACAAACTTTCAGCAAAAGATCAACAAGACAAGAGTGAGGCCATGATCAGACTGATGCAGAAATGGCGAGAGGACAGGAGAGCCAAAGAACTAGCCAGAAACAAGGATGCATTTTAA
- the LOC105343705 gene encoding uncharacterized protein isoform X1: protein MATGGPQGYPKWLLNCKQGINDSKDWNVFVRELHDAIQQQLTESHVQYFSDLSEAEKELFMQRATKALEGGTSYNNMMKKVSVVMDQSLNEEVSRQLLEESPMDTKSDLIIESAEEGTLSLLKKWPDMKEKLQVCLNQPLPTQLRQVAWRLYLSDTKVRKKYIDLLNTNPRAAISQYDYEISQKCDQLLNSEPTFADLKGSVGNFYGMKAVLSYHHSSQKTQNRLRDVDHLLVVPFVEVARSSMPKKEPPAGRVVALLVEEFETFMKQRPGFVEDSGSELHNEEVRAFIDKVATMLTAKYPESVKNIVEKFSPSKEKIVATEAGNQAVLREGLMAICRPMLRSLFVSYLNPNTLLYVWDNYIIGLDTPGFTTEWLAIVLVTILALTKDKIKEATSPASLEKILKTESCRLTVPQFQYEVKQHYYKDLFSMITRDSKAAIPVLDPTQAQHPPWRHWYNDVIPPFTKPQDRRKAREEREAERERLAQQQKDAETARREQEARDRRNRLRLYGINLPQFTKDEEEEYLKLSALDRQRVEMERIKLEEQIQEERRRRVEAERHASDEIERLRLEVAALKNQKPPTPAYSPAPSVSSYISRQLLAPPPSRVSSHVRPPPQTVVAVKKVRTPTPVQTPVEQKNKIVADFLNRVLFGINKVAHAEDQFVEKEELDKATEGYLVQNVKDIKQAQKEIFGKHLKPGEFDKLSAKDQQDKSEAMIRLMQKWREDRRAKELARNKDAF, encoded by the exons GGACCTCATACAATAACATGATGAAGAAGGTGTCAGTGGTTATGGACCAGAGTTTGAATGAGGAAGTGTCCCGACAGTTACTAGAGGAATCTCCGATGGACACAAAATCTGATCTAATCATAGAGAGTGCCGAAGAAGGGACACTTAGTTTGCTGAAAAAGTGGCCGGATATGAAGGAGAAACTACAAGTCTGTTTAAATCAGCCACTCCCCACTCAACTACGGCAGGTTGCATGGCGACTTTATCTCAGTGATACGAAAG tgaGGAAAAAGTACATTGATTTGTTAAACACCAACCCAAGAGCTGCCATATCTCAGTATGATTACGAGATATCTCAGAAATGTGACCAGCTCCTGAACTCGGAGCCAACCTTTGCTGACCTCAAAGGATCTGTAG GTAATTTCTATGGAATGAAGGCAGTCCTATCATATCACCACTCATCTCAGAAAACCCAGAACAGATTACGAGATGTCGACCATTTATTGGTTGTACCATTTGTAGAAGTGGCACGCTCAAGCATGCCTAA GAAAGAACCTCCTGCAGGAAGAGTTGTTGCCCTTTTGGTTGAGGAGTTTGAAACATTTATGAAACAGCGCCCTGGTTTTGTGGAAGATTCTGGATCagaa TTACACAATGAAGAAGTTAGAGCTTTCATTGATAAAGTTGCCACAATGCTCACTGCTAAATATCCAGAGTCTGTGAAAAACATCGTGGAAAAATTCAGTCCTTCAAAAG AGAAGATTGTAGCCACAGAGGCTGGTAATCAGGCTGTCTTGAGAGAAGGGTTAATGGCAATCTGTCGTCCTATGTTACGATCCCTCTTTGTTT CCTACTTGAACCCTAACACTCTACTCTATGTATGGGATAACTACATCATTGGTCTTGATACCCCTGGGTTTACTACGGAATGGCTGGCCATAGTCTTAGTCACTATCCTGGCCCTCACTAAGGATAAAATCAAAGAGGCAACATCT CCTGCGTCTTTAGAGAAAATACTAAAAACTGAGAGCTGCAGACTGACTGTTCCACAGTTCCAGTATGAG GTAAAACAGCATTATTACAAGGACCTTTTCTCCATGATCACCAGAGATTCTAAAGCGGCCATTCCTGTACTTGACCCAACTCAAG CTCAGCACCCTCCCTGGAGACACTGGTACAATGATGTGATCCCGCCCTTCACCAAACCGCAGGACCGACGGAAGGCCCGAGAGGAGAGAGAGGCCGAGAGGGAGAG GTTGGCTCAACAACAGAAGGATGCAGAAACTGCAAGGCGTGAACAGGAAGCCAGGGACAGGAG AAATAGACTCAGACTTTATGGTATCAATTTACCTCAATTTACCAA AGATGAGGAAGAGGAGTATCTGAAGTTGTCTGCCCTTGACAGACAGAGAGTGGAGATGGAGAGAATTAAACTGGAGGAACAGATACAAGAG GAAAGGAGGCGAAGAGTAGAAGCTGAAAGACACGCATCAGATGAGATCGAGAGACTAAGACTGGAGGTTGCTGCCTTGAAGAACCAGAAACCA CCAACTCCTGCATACAGTCCTGCTCCAAGTGTGTCATCATACATTAG TCGACAGTTGCTGGCTCCACCCCCATCTCGAGTCTCAAGCCATGTCAGACCTCCCCCGCAGACGGTGGTGGCCGTAAAGAAGGTCAGGACCCCCACCCCAGTACAGACCCCCGTggagcaaaaaaataaaattgtggcGGACTTCCTTAACAGAGTGCTATTTGGAATAAACAAAG tTGCACATGCAGAAGATCAGTTTGTAGAAAAGGAAGAACTGGACAAGGCTACGGAGGGGTACCTGGTACAGAATGTCAAGGACATCAAACAAGCTCAG AAAGAAATATTTGGTAAACATCTTAAGCCAGGCGAGTTCGACAAACTTTCAGCAAAAGATCAACAAGACAAGAGTGAGGCCATGATCAGACTGATGCAGAAATGGCGAGAGGACAGGAGAGCCAAAGAACTAGCCAGAAACAAGGATGCATTTTAA